A portion of the Harpia harpyja isolate bHarHar1 unplaced genomic scaffold, bHarHar1 primary haplotype scaffold_55, whole genome shotgun sequence genome contains these proteins:
- the LOC128138581 gene encoding olfactory receptor 14A16-like, which produces MSNSSSITEFLLLAFAGTRKLQLLHFWLFLGIYLAALLTNGLIITTIACDHHLHTPMYFFLLNLSLLDLGSISTTVPKAMANSLWDTRAISYPGCAAQVFLFVFLMSAEYFLLTVMAYDRYVAICKPLHYGTLLGSRACVHMAAAAWGTGFLTAVLHTANTFSVPLCQGNAVDQFFCEIPQILKLACSDACLREVGVLVVAVCFEFGCFVFIVLSYGQIFRAVLRIPSEQGQHKAFSTCLPHLAVVSLFVSTAMFAYLKPPSISSSSLDLLVAVLYSVVPPALNPLIYSMRNHEIKDALRKLITGCFSEGINCMLSFAQDS; this is translated from the coding sequence atgtccaacagcagctccatcactgagttcctcctcctggcatttgcaggcACACggaagctgcagctcttgcacttctggctcttcctgggcatctacctggctgccctcctcaccaacggcctcatcatcaccaccattGCCTGTGACCACCACCtgcacacacccatgtacttcttcctcctcaatctctccctccttgacctgggatccatctccaccactgtccccaaagccatggccaattccctctgggacaccagggccatctcctacccaggatgtgctgcacaggtctttctgtttgtctttttgatgtcagcagagtattttcttctcaccgtcatggcctacgaccgctacgttgccatctgcaaacccctgcactatgggaccctcctgggcagcagagcttgtgtccacatggcagcagctgcctggggcactggtttcctcactgctgtgctgcacactgccaatacattttcagtacccctctgccaaggtaatgctgtggaccagttcttctgtgaaatcccccagatcctcaagctcgcctgctcagatgcctgcctcagggaagttggggtacttgtagTTGCTGTCTGTTTTgaatttgggtgttttgttttcattgtgctgtcctatgggcagatcttcagagccgtgctgaggatcccctctgagcagggacagcacaaagccttttccacctgcctccctcacctcgccgtggtctccttgtttgtaagcactgccatgtttgcctacctgaagcccccctccatctcctcctcatccctggacctgctggtggcagttctgtactcagtggtgcctccagccttgaaccccctcatctacagcatgagaaaccatgagatcaaggatgccctgagaaaactaatcactggatgcttttcagAAGGAATAAACTGCATGTTGTCCTTTGCACAGGACTCATAA